A genomic segment from Bufo bufo chromosome 8, aBufBuf1.1, whole genome shotgun sequence encodes:
- the LOC120977665 gene encoding N-acetyllactosaminide alpha-1,3-galactosyltransferase-like, with protein MSGRTSFSYSMYLRLTGGLVFYGVNSWTENMIPKQKLLWCMPLLALSYVLYIRSLICFPKEPSKTSWGAPIVWEGTFHHKEDTLLHQARGTVVGLSVFAVGKYLDAYLEQFLVSANLYFMPGLPSVVYILTDRPSDVPTIPVRSGMSITTLQVSNRGRWQDISMLRMMDLRDLLLPLARDQVDYLFCTDVDQIFSSNYGPETLGNLVAQIHSGYYLQSRKNFPYERNPLSAAYIPPSMGTFYYHAAVFGGAPAYLANLTSSCLRDILLDKKKGLEAIWHDESHLNRYFTLEHLPTKVLSPEYCWDNKLWLKYHRLRWAKKNYKETRVTQTQE; from the exons ATCCCCAAGCAAAAGCTACTTTGGTGCATGCCTCTCCTGGCTCTAAGCTATGTCCTTTACATCAGATCCTTAAT TTGTTTTCCTAAGGAGCCTTCTAAAACATCTTGGGGGGCGCCCATCGTATGGGAAGGAACTTTTCATCACAAGGAGGACACTCTCTTACATCAGGCTCGTGGAACGGTGGTTGGTCTCTCTGTGTTTGCAGTTGGAAA GTATCTGGATGCTTACCTTGAACAGTTCCTTGTCTCAGCCAATCTTTACTTCATGCCTGGCCTGCCCTCCGTAGTCTATATCCTCACTGACCGTCCATCAGATGTGCCCACCATCCCTGTGCGATCTGGTATGTCCATCACCACCCTGCAGGTGAGCAACAGGGGGCGCTGGCAGGACATCTCTATGCTGCGCATGATGGATCTGAGGGATCTACTACTGCCTCTGGCTCGAGATCAAGTGGATTACCTTTTCTGTACAGATGTAGATCAG ATATTCTCCTCTAATTATGGGCCAGAGACTCTTGGTAACCTTGTGGCTCAGATACATTCTGGATATTACTTACAAAGCAGAAAGAACTTTCCCTATGAAAGGAACCCTTTATCTGCGGCCTACATACCTCCATCGATGGGTACGTTCTACTACCACGCAGCAGTGTTTGGTGGAGCACCCGCTTACCTCGCCAACCTCACCTCGAGCTGCCTGAGGGACATCTTGTTGGACAAGAAAAAAGgtttggaagccatttggcatgaCGAAAGCCACCTCAATAGGTACTTTACCCTGGAGCACCTACCGACAAAGGTGCTATCGCCCGAGTATTGCTGGGACAACAAATTATGGTTGAAGTATCACAGACTTCGCTGGGCAaagaaaaactataaagaaaCAAGAGTGACCCAGACACAGGAGTAA